From the genome of Venturia canescens isolate UGA chromosome 11, ASM1945775v1, whole genome shotgun sequence:
GAATCGTTTTGTCAATTATGGTCAGGTTCTGTTCGCTGGATACGCCCTTCATTTCTTGCCGTTCGTTTTCGTCGAAAGAACGCTTTTTCTTCATCACTATTTGCCGGCTTTTATCTTCAAGGTCTTACTGACTGCTGCTACGATCGATCACGTTTATCATTTGATCAggtaaaactaaaaaaattcagtttttccaaatACTATCggtttttcttcagtttcattcgaaatcgaactttttttttgaaaattgattcgtattttttgaataaatggCTTATCATTGTTGAAATattggccaatttttttttctctttttttccaacgaataCTGATTTTGCTTTGTCTTATATTTTTAGAATTCGTAATCGGTGGAAGCTCGTTGTTTCATTAACAACGTTGTGTATAATCGGTTGGGTCGTCTCGATTTTCCTcgtatttcgaaaattttcggttCTCAGTTACGGAACGACACCGCTCACGGCAAACGAAGTTGTGAAACTGCGTTGGAGCGATACGTGGGACTTTATCATTCACAAAACttgaaaagagtgagaaaaagaaaacagttGTCGTTTAATTATGATCTTCGAACTTGATAATCAAGGGGGAAAACAAAATACTCAATCGGAACGAAGTATTAAATTGACTGATAAAAagcatcacttttttttagatAATTTCCATTTTGGGACCGAGTCTTTATctaggaaatgaaaaattgaaaaaaaaaaacaaaaaattcatttttttaacactTACGAAAAACGCTAATTTCAAAGATTCGAATGGCCCAAAACTTTTGGCTCTGGACCTTAAgtgtaaaatatttagaaatttttaattcacaaaaaagtatgatttttttttttatatttatatcaaGTTATCGATATTTTATACAAATAATATATACAATTAATGGATTATATAGATGTTGGATTacgaataattcatttttcatatgaTTTTACTTCATAAAGGAAAACAAAGCTTGAtattatattgataaatatttgagaatatttatcgaaaatgcACAGAAATCAGCCTTCGTGGTTACGTGACAtatcaaaaaaaggaaaaaaatgcaatatttttctattttccagTAATAATTATAAAGTCCACTTCATTTatacataatttttattattattaacaaTTTAGATAATAGCGTACATACCATGACTTTtaagatgaaatttttatttcaggaaattttttttccatgttttaATGTAAGATTGCTAATTATTGTgacaaattttacaaaaagttGAATGTACATAGAGAATAATGATGAGTATGCTTTTTTCCAATGATCCGTCCTtaattattagaaaataataaacatattttcattgaatgaatagaattatgttttttttttaatatgaatTAAGATGAAAATTTGTACATGTAGTCGTGTTATTTTCTCCAAACGTTGAATTTACCTCGATGGAGAAATTCGTTCacttcttgaaaataattcctcGTATTAAACTGTCTCGAACACTCTGCAAACTCCGGCCAAgccgaaatgaaaaatttacacCGTCGCATCTCACAGAGTGATCTCCTTTTCCCACTGGATATGTTCCAGGTTTGTTGAAAACTACCTCGATCCGGTATTCCTGAAACGAgataaaagtttccaaataGAGGTAAACTCGAGatgtatatttaaaaaattgctttttcaattttttttctttcatgcttTCCGATTGCTTTCcactttgatgatttttattacatcATAACGTTTTATGAAATgtgttcaattatttttctaattgTATTTTACCGTTCCCAcgaaaacgttttgaaaaaccaatttttgttgaaatttcgtACATTAGAActctcaattaaaaaaatataagatttAAGATGCTTTTGTTCGCACCTTGTTTCTAAGGATGTCTGCAGGAcgattgaatattatttttgcaGTGCTCTCGCACGTTGCTTCGGCACTAAAATGTGTGTCAGTGACTCTCGTTCCAACGTAATCGAGGAGATAAGCGTACAAAACTTCGTTGTAAGTATTTCCTGCCAACAAGCCCTGCACCAAATTTGTGTTCGTTTTAGTCaaaattgtattaaaaaataatcataaaaatgCTCTTTTTCATATCAAGAATCGGAACAAAAGAATTGATAATTTACACGTGAGATTTAAGAAAGTCCaagttgaaatttgaaagctGAACAAAACACTGGATAAACTTGTTAAAAATTGCAATTCTATAAAATTCGTTCGTTTTGAAGTTTAGTgtttagtatttttttaattgcatagTTTATATCAATGGTAAATGAACAACTAACGGAACGTAGTTGCGTGGATACGAGTACACCGAGCATTTTGATACAAGTGTCAACTTTGAAGGCCATAGAACAATCAAGAATGTCACCGTTCTGACAAATGGAATTGGGTGAAATGTTTCTGTTGCAATATAGTTCCTCTCCTTTTTGTATCGAACCGCATAATCTTGGGCGAACCAtctgaaaattgaatgaaaattattgagcTACGATAGTATTTTTTGTAGTCTCGATTATCTAAGAGTACGCGTTATTcggtgtaaattttttttatttttttcagtaacAAGCTTTGTAAGCTTTTCGAATATCTGATCAATGTTTTTCACCTTAAGAGAAGAGAAACGTCAGTGATAATGGAACagaattattgaaatgatATAATGACAGAAATGAGATGAATCTCATAAAATCGTGTAAGAACCTGTGATTCCGGCGAAAGATGggatcgttgatttttttcaacagagAAGCCCTGAGGCATGAGAATGCCACTGTTAACAGAGGAGATATTCATGATGATGGCAAAGGCTTCATCCTTGTCAAGGAGCTCAGCTTTTCCTGGTCCATCGGCGAATTGTTTGGGAGTGAGAGTGAGAAATCTAATTTTAGTGAGAAGATCGGCGCTAACGGATCTCAAAGATTTCTGATCAACCGGTATGGATTTTCTTTCGCATTCGGCTTTGGCCCATGTGAGAAGAGCGTTATAAAGctcaatttcagagtcaatggcaagaatattttgttggaaaatgaaagaaacagTGGTCCCTTGGGTGTCTGCCCAGTTTGTGTCTGTCAGTATCTTCTTTGTTTCAATGAGTATTAATTTGACGCATtgttctttgagttctaattCTTCGAAGAACTCTGCGAATTCATATATTTTGCAGACTCTCTCATACGACAAATTAGATTGAATGTAAATTTTGCATTTTGCAGCCAGCTCTGGCAGCATGTATTTTTTTGCACAATAATAAAGATCCGGAGCTATTTCAAATTGGTTCAGCACCAATTCATCggtataaataaatttgagcaATGCTTTGAAAGCTTCCGCTTGAACTTCTGGTATCCCAATCGGATTGTTCCCTTCTGGCATACTCCCAAAAAACATTGTTTCAAACACTGGACTTGACATAGCCAAAATGAGCTTGTGGGCTCCCACAATCTCCTGGTTTGGAGGTACTCCTACTAAAAATTGACAATCGCTCCATTGTCCACTTTCCAACACATATTGTCCTCTTGCTGCTATTCCTTGTTTCGTTATTTGCCAATTACAGGGCGAACCCATTCTGATACCTTTCTTAtttcctttcctttttttctttcttttatatCTCAATCGATATACAGCTGACgctaaaaaatattgagttattcaattttttttttgatgtatCATTGACCGCTATTGTTACAGATTTTTGGGATCTGGGTCAGATTCAGCAAAATTGATAGCACTGCAATTGGAGTTTAAAAAGGGTTTTTTGATAGACCAGACAATTTGAGCCGAGAACATGGTAGTAACCACGGGTTAAAGGTGTTTCGAGGTGAATTATAAATGCACttatcattttattaaatatctaGTGATGGTCTTTTGTTAtcaaattattcaataatgaaaaaaatgaaaaaccgtCAGGGAGCAAAagttatttgtttattttttttatcaacgcaTCGTCCATGACGTTTACACCAAAAATGTCTCGTTCACACATCAATATAAACCCGACGTTCATAAAATCACCGGGAAAACaggaacgaatgaaataattaagTGAATGTTTTATTAGCAACCTGTCTAATCGATTGTTTGTAAACAACTTTTGTGGTATGTTAAAACAATAATATATTTACCTTTTATTAATATGGTTTTTACATTTGTCAAAAATGTACATGCGATAAACGATATGCTTTGCGACCGTAACGCACACAATATATAAACCGCAAGATGACGCCACTGACTTCGTTCCGTGGGTGTTCTTTTTACCCAGCGACTTTTTTTAGATGCTGGAGAAAACGAGCATCAATAATTAATgttgtgaaatttttattctcattaatTTACGAGTTAcaccgattttttttaacatcacAGTAACATAAGGaaacatagaaaaataaagaacttCAGGTCTCTTGTTTCGAATTGCTCGTAGATTTTTAAGGGGAAAATAACTTGCGAAACCATAACCCCAATGTTGTGATTCATATAGGCAGAATATAGGCAGTTATGTGAATCTTTAGGGTGCGTTCGGGGAGTCACTATTAGCGCTAAAATCTGTTCACGGAGCCCGACGGTAGTGCCATCAAACGCATTCGTGACGTCATCAATTGTGGTGCGTGACGTCATAACGAAGCACTGTCAACGCTATTCCTTCCGAGGTAGT
Proteins encoded in this window:
- the LOC122417718 gene encoding BTB/POZ domain-containing protein 2-like, whose product is MGSPCNWQITKQGIAARGQYVLESGQWSDCQFLVGVPPNQEIVGAHKLILAMSSPVFETMFFGSMPEGNNPIGIPEVQAEAFKALLKFIYTDELVLNQFEIAPDLYYCAKKYMLPELAAKCKIYIQSNLSYERVCKIYEFAEFFEELELKEQCVKLILIETKKILTDTNWADTQGTTVSFIFQQNILAIDSEIELYNALLTWAKAECERKSIPVDQKSLRSVSADLLTKIRFLTLTPKQFADGPGKAELLDKDEAFAIIMNISSVNSGILMPQGFSVEKNQRSHLSPESQMVRPRLCGSIQKGEELYCNRNISPNSICQNGDILDCSMAFKVDTCIKMLGVLVSTQLRSGLLAGNTYNEVLYAYLLDYVGTRVTDTHFSAEATCESTAKIIFNRPADILRNKEYRIEVVFNKPGTYPVGKGDHSVRCDGVNFSFRLGRSLQSVRDSLIRGIIFKK